Genomic DNA from Fusarium oxysporum Fo47 chromosome IX, complete sequence:
gGAATGCCGGATGGTGTGTCAAAGGCGACGCTGAGTCTGTCTGCAAGAATGACTGCCGCTTTTAGCAGATTGTTTCTCAAGTACATGTCTGTACAGAGGTGTTTGTATGACCCAAATAGTAAATCGTATGCTATTTATATGGTTAGGAGGGGTTTTGGTATTGAGGTTGGATACTTGCCTGATAAAAGACCCCCAAGATAACGAATAGTCGTTTCGAAAAGTGAGATGGGTTGATCAGGCACAACAGTCACGGTAAAGTCTGTGAGCATGATCTGTCTGAGAATCTTATCCACGATTTCAGCGTCCTCCATGATAATGGCTGTACTCAGCCCATCAACCGCCGTCGCGCCCCAGCCATTTCTTATGACATGTCAGTAGCTGCCCCACAGCTCCTTAAGAAGGTATGGACTTACCGATCATCCTCAAAGGTCTTACTGATTGGCAACAACGTATCATGAGGTGCCGCAAATTCCTCATATTTATTCCACGAAAACCTGAACGCTTGGACTATCGCTTTAGCTCGTAGCGGGTCGCCTTTTAGCTTGGCGGGAGCCTTTTGTAGATTGGGGTCTGAGTGACTAGGTTGTGAGGCTCGTCGGGAAAACAGAAGTGAAAAGACATGGTAGGTGATGAAAATGGCTCCCAGCCAAATGATGGCTTTCTGGACCGATCTCTGCATTATTTTCCACCGCCAACCCAAAGGGATTTTTAGAAGTTTAGAAGAAGCAAGAGCTTACAAGAAAGAATGAAAGAGCGAAAGGGAAACTGAACGGCTCAATCGACCGCCAGTCCTGGGTGAGCGTTGATTTCAGAAAAGCTGAAGATACCCCCTGAGTGAATCTTATCGGTTATCGTCCCAATTTTCAGCTTAGGGGCCGATCCTTATCAAAGTCTCCGTCAGCGACGCATCTAAGGCCCTAAAAGTGGTTAGGCCCCCGTCAGTTACGCCCTTAGCGTCGAGCTGTCCCCTGGAGATCCGGTGAAACTATCGAATTTAGCTGACCACCTGCAGCAAATGACAGCTGAACCAACGATACGCTAACTCAAGTTGACAAGATCTTAACATCTTTCTGGCTAGAGTCGCGAAACTATTGTTTCGTCTGCAAGGTACCCTTCACCAAAATGTTTGCTTTGCTCACTTAATGAATGCCTTGGCATGCAAAAATAACCAACTGTGCCTCACGTCATGTGGGAGGCCGGAGCTAAAACTCAGTCCGGTCCAATTCTTAAAATGTAGTCTCCTTTTCGAGAAgaaccttcttcctctcttcaACGTTTGCCGTTCGTACACTCGTTTATACGACAACGCTACCATTACTCTCTTTAATCTTCAGGATGCGTTGGATTTCTGTCGCCGCTGTTCTCGGCGCTGCGCTGCTCCCTGCTAGCGCTCGTCCGCTGTGCCGCCCCGATCGATCGACTACGACTGGTCTGCCCTCGACCACAGCAACTACGAGCGTCGAGACTTTGAGCACCGACTCTGCGACTGCCACTGAGACCTCGGCAATTGAGACAACGGTTACTTTCGTTACTACTTTCACTGAATCGGGGACCGCTACTGCGACTACGGGTTTCACTACTATCACCTCTGCGGCTACCAGCGAGGCTGCGACAACTACCTCCGAAGCTCCTGAGGTCACGAACTACATCCAGAACGGCGACTTTGAGGATAGCCCCAACACGGATTGGAGTCTTCGAACCAGTGACATCAAGAACTACCCTGAACGAGCTCGCTCCGGCAACAAATACGTGTAAGTCTTCCCGATAACCCGTTCCAGAGCATTACCAATAAGAAGCAGCCAATACGATGTCGATGACTCCGAAGCCGTCGGCGGCAATCAACTGAACCAAACCGTCAACGGTCTCGATACCGAGCGACTCTACCGTCTTACAACCTATGCTACCGTTTTCAACACTCCCGCGCCTGTCAAGGAAGAAAGCACCATCTGCGTTATCCAGGCTCTACAGGAGAGCACGTCCCTGTCTCAGTGGCGCCTCGACTTTACGGACTTGGGTACATACAAGCCGCTCTTTGTCGATTTCACGCCCGTAGATGAGGATGTTACGATTACAATGAGGCTTCGATGTACTACTGGAAAGAAGGTCACTTTCTCTGTTGGCCTGGATGATGTTTCTCTGTATGACATTGGCCCTAAGCTGGTTGGTTAAGCTACGGTATGTTACCGATCATCATAGTCAGACACTGGGATCTCATTGTTGGGAATTATCAGGTCAACCAAGTTCAAGCCCCGAACTTATGAGCTTGGGATGCAAAGGGATTTTGCTATGatatttattcttcttcGAACTTGATGAAACGCTTTTACACATGACCATTAATCTTACATCTTCTATCACTATCCTGTGCAAGGGATATTATACAGTGTTTGAACTCAGTATTGGGCCCTTGGAGATATATGTATCACTGGTCATAGAATTCGAAGCAATAGTGAAGCAATGACCATCAGATCGTTCAATTCGTTCTTCATACTCAGTCTCTCCGATTTACAAGCCCATGGCATCTTGCTAACCTCCAAACATCCCCCTCCAGTTACCGGCGCTCTCGTGAACCCCTTACAGCTTCTGACCAGCAGTGCCAGGAATAGTGGAAGCAACCTTTCCGGATCCCAGAAGTGTAACCTTATATGGAAGCGAAGCAGAAGTGAGAGTGCCCTTAGGAGCAGAGTTGACCGAACCACCGAGGTTGacatcctcaacaacagcataACCAGTCTCCTTGGAATCAGCAAAGAAAATAGCGCGCTCAACAGAGTTGGCGAAAGCAGAGCTCTGGACGAGAACTTGAGCGCCCATGCGGGTGTTGACACCGGAAAGAAGAATGCCGTCCCAGTAGTTGTTGACGATGTGGACGGTAGCGAAGCGGATGAGGGGCTGGCGGCTGCTGATGTTCTTCCAGTAGTTGTTCGCGTAGGTGATGTGGAGCTTGCCCTTGTCCTCTGAGGCGTTGCTGTCGGAGTGGCCGATCAGAGAGCCCTTCCACTGAAGCCGAGGGTCAGCAAACAACAATATTTGGCTTAGAAACGAGGTCAACTTACGTGATCGTGGAAGTAGGTGTTGGAGACAGTAATCCAATCAGCACCATGGGAAATGTCAAGAAGACCATCAAGATCGTCCTTTCCAAGACTCAGATCACCGGAGAGGTCGCAGTGATCAACCCAAACGTTAGTAGACTCATCGATACCAATAGCATCGCCGTTGGAAGCATCAACCTTGGCGATCTTGAGGTTTCGAAGAATAACGTTCTTCTGGCGACGCACATAGAAGCCAACACCAGTGATTGCTACAAATCATCAGCTCAGACTACCCCAACAGCAGGAGCGTTGACTTACAGCTTCCGGCAGCACCAATGATGGTCTTGTCAGATGCAGGTCGAACTCTATCGCTGCCTGTCAACTTGCCAGAGACGATAATGGTGAGAGGTTCGGTGCGCTTAGCAGCTTCGATGAGAGCGGCGACTGtagtgacagtgacagtcGAGCCCTTGGCACCGCCAGTGGTTCCGCCGTTCTGGGTGCAGTATCCGACGGTGCAAGGCTCTGCAGCTTGGCGCTTGAGGAGGGCATCGCGGCTCTCAAGTGGAGAAGCAACTGCCAAGGTGGCAAAGAGGGTAGTGATGGCTGAAGTGAACTTCATGATGCTGGTTGTTTCCGAAGTCTTGTGTAAGTCAGGATAGTCACTTATGGGAAAGCCGAAGTCGGATGGTTTCAATaatttagatattattatctcGACTTCTCAAGAGGTCTTTATAGAATTTCATCACTCTCATTAAACTTCAAACACAACTATTCCTACTGGTAGCACGCAAGACACCAATCCCCAATTCAGAATTCGGACCCCGGAGTCTATGCTTCGATTGCCTTTTCTGGAGATGCCATCACGAGCCTCTCACAGCGTCTATTGGAGTATGAATGCATTGTCTGAGTACAGAACCTTGCATCGTGAAGGTATGTGAAACATTCAAGTCTGGATGATGTTGCAATCGGAAAAGATCGATGTCATAGATGGTTGTCATTGGTGGAATTGGCTGGGCTGAGAGGCCGTGGTTGGTGGATGATCTGGAAATACCCCGGATTGTGACGATCTGTCATCCACTGTCATTACCGGCAGTGACTTGTTAATCTGGGGTAACGATAAAGGGAAATTCTTGGCGGTCAAGAAATATTCCTCTCGAGCATTCGATCCTTCATTAGAGAACGTTCAGCTGATAGAACCTTGCATTCACTCCTCATTCCACGAGTTCACTGTTGACATCGAGCGGCTGGCCGAACACAAATCTAACACCTATGGATTATCCCAGCTCAACGTTTAACGTAATTATGCATAAACTCCATCTCCGGAGCTCGATCATGAGACCAAAATCGTACATACCCCAAAGTTTCGAATGTAAATTGTGGGGGCACCAGGTAGCCTTCGGTAATACCATCATGCATGGGCTTTTCCATCTGTACGGAAAAGGCGAGTGAGCAGCAGTTCCCCCAATGTTTGAGATGTTCCTCGAATCATGCGATGGAGTAGAAAGAGTCATTTGTCGACGTACTGCCGTATTAAATCATTGATCCATTGCACATTTTGGGGGTTGTTTCGCTTTTACTGTCCAAATATATTTCGGTCAAGAAAGATATCTACCGCTGCAACAATCACCCGAAATACCGAGAGCACAGCCACACAATTTGATGACCGCCATGATCATTATCTAGGCCTTAGGAAGTCAGAATGAATCTAAAGATGCTCGACTCTTATTTTAGTTATAGGTGACTAATTTGCGAGAACCTACGCATGAATAGGTATGGAGTTCCTACACCACTGTGATACGGTGATAAGGCTGAGGGGACTGAGCTTTGAAAGAATCTCCAGCCCGAAAACAAGGTAGAGAACACAAATTAGCAAATATTGGCATTACAAACCTTCCCCTCACTGATGTCTAAGATGTGGCTTTGGCTCCTTGCACTACAAAACAAAATTCGTCTACCATGGCTCCGACAGTCCCTTCGACTGAGTTTCATTAGCTGGGATGCCAATTGAGCGTTTCCTTCTAGAATACCGCTACTAGGTATACAGATATTGTGGCATGTATACCCACTATTAAAACCTGGGGTCAACTCCATTCACGTATCTGGACAATCCTAACCTATCGAGGGGAAAGTGATCCAGGCCAATCGGTTGACAGCCTCTCCTGTCAATCAGTAGATCTACCCAAGGTGCAGAGTCAATGGAAAAATGACTTGGGACCGAGAATACCAGCAGAACGGAGCTTAGTAGGTGTCAAAAACCCGAACGGTCTAATGGTGCCTGGAGTTCAGGTAACTTGACCACTAAACGCTCTGGTAGAGAGGATGAACTGCTGAGGGCAATGTCACGAAGCTGTTAGGACTTGAATACGTGAGGTCAAATGAGAGGCCAAGCACCTCTGTTTCCAATTTGATGTTGAATGAAGATGCCAACTTGAGACTCCAAGATGAGACCCTGCCTTCATGCAAGCAACAAAGGCAGAAGCAGAGCCTCTCACTGCTGACGATATCCAATTAGTCCTTCTAATGGAGTCTTGAGAGCcgtttattattaacctcCAAATAATGTGATTGTCCTGGTTCAATATCGCTCAGGGGAAGTTTGGGGGTGATCCCAGCCCCGCACATGCAAGCTTTCAAGGTTGAGCACAGTTCCCCCACAAATGCTTGATCGAATCAACCCGGACTGTCCAACAAGTATCCCAAGCTAACATGTACTAAGAAGCGGGAGCGAAATTTATGGTTAATCAGACCCAGCCTATTATTTCGGGTCCGTGACTGGTGGAATAGCTGGCCCCCAGACGGAGGAATATAGAACCACAAATCGCCTTCTGCCAGAGGTTCGATTAAGCTTACCCCGCGTCTTCCCTTCCCCCACAGATGGACCATGAATCTACGATACAAACGAAGCCTTCAAAGAAGCCTAAATTAACAACCCCGGATTTTACAGCATCTGGAAAAGatgccaagaagaagatcttaTGTTTGCTGCACGATGATTCATGGAAACAtgtccttggtgttgacatgACATGTTAACTTAGAGTCTTGGCACCCAGCGAACCGAGCGAAGGACCAGGCTAATGCCATCGGCTCCATACAAAGCGGTGAAATGTTATGGCAGACACTAAGTCTGattggttgatgatgaactGAGGTTGGTATGTTATAGCATGGAGTGCTTATTATCCATATCAGCCAAAAACATATATAAGCAGCAATTTCATCCTATTCTCTACCTATCTCATCTCTTGCCAATACGTTTTGAGCTTGTACTCTTGCCTTTGACCCTTACCAGGACTGAAGTCGCATCTCGAATCCATCATGAAGGCCTCACTACTCCTATCTCTCCTCCCCGTCGCCCAAGCCGCCGTCATTGACACCCGTCAGTCCAAGACCGGCGATGGCAAGCAAGGTGACACCGACGCCACCCAAGGAGATCTCAGCCAGAGGCCACCACCACGCTTCCCCTTCCCCATTACCAAGTTCCCCGTCGCCAAGGAGACAGTCGTCCTAAAGAATGCCAAGTACATCATGCCTGGCGAGGTCTTCGATGGCAAGATGAAGCGCTATGAACGACCTGAGGGAAGCTGTAATGAACAAGCTGAGGGcactgatgctgatgctgtgTTCAACTTATTGCCTGGTTCGACTATTCGAAATGTCATCATTGGAAAGAACCAGGCTGAGGGTATCCATGCTTTGGGTGATGCCTGGGTTGAGAATGGTGAGCAGCTTTATTTGTCTTTGGGGCTTCTACTAACTTGTGCAGTTTGGTGGGAGGACGTTTGTGAAGATGCTCTCACGTCCAAGGGCCTGAACACCCAGTTGAGAGTCATTGGCGGTGGAGCCCGAAGCGCAACAGATAAGGTATGCAAGAAGTATAGCGAGAACGCTGATGTTCTAATGATTCGCAGATCTTCCAAGACAACTCGCTTGGTGGCAAGTACAACATCACCGGCTTCTACGCTGAGGGTTTCGGAACCTTCTACCAGTCTTGCGGCAACTGTCTCAACCAAGCCAAGCGCAACGCCACGATTCAGAACGTCATTGCCGTTGACGGTCTCAGAATGGGCATCGTAAGAATCACTTCCACCATGAACCTCGAATGTTTCTAACAGTTTTAGATCAACCCCAACTACGGTGATGAGTTCCGTCTGAAGAATGCTCAAATCGACAACGTCACCAGCATTGTTGACAAGGAAATCGGCAACAACGTGCAGACTGTTCCATACTATATCGGAAACGGGCCCGATGAGAAGTATGCTTTGTATAACGAGACAAGGGATAACATTACAAAGTTCAAGGGCAAGATTACGAATGCGTATGAGCCCGAGGATCCTTATGAGTGGCTTGAAGAGTTCTGGCCCGAGGGCTTCAACTAATCCAGTCAATGATGCATAGGATACCCGCGAGGACGGAAGGCGAGAAGAGCCAACCTAATGTTAATGAAATAGGTGTCGGTAGAACTTGTACTCTTGCCTACCATTTGGAACAAGTTCTGTTTGGTGAGATTCACAATAGCAAAATACGAGATAAAATCATTACGTGCCACAACTTGGGACtaattttatattcttaCTTCCTCAGGCTTATTAGTCCTTCTTAAATTAGCAAAAAGGGTTTTTTCCCCAGAATCTAGGCACAAAGAGATCCTCTATTAAGCAAGTTCTAGACTCTTTCTATATCAATGCAGGATGCTCACACTTTATACTTAAAACATTAACCCTCGATTAAGAATTTATGAGGGCGGTGGCAAGCGAAGGGGAATTAAACAACTGATAGAAGGCACAAGCGAAATTGTCACCAGGTCGTGTACAGCTCTTGAGGAAAGGACTTCAGGCCCTCAAGAGCCTTTGGAGGATTCAAGAATGTCAAATAAGAGCACATATTGAACAAGTCACTATTTGAAAGGTTTATTAAGTACGTTAACCGCTCTAGATCTAGGCTACTATCTCGGGGCTAGATTCAAACTTCGACACTATCATTTCGGGCATGCATGTTTTCTATACAACAGACAACTTTAACCCTAGGAGCAATTTCTTCGGATAGCTCAAGAATTCGTCAATGTAGACATCAAGTTTCTCCAAGTATTTGAGCCAAGTCTGACTGTCTTGTCGATATCCATTTTGTTGATTCGCAACGCAATAATCTTCCTTGGAATCGACCTCCTACCCTACTGTAGACCACGGAGAGCATACATATCTATTCAAGAGAAGATGTGTTCTCTTTATGCGATTTGTTTACAACACTGGAAAGGCCAGATGCTAAAGTTACATATCACTATATatatgatgatgttgacaaCAATATTGGAGAACGCATATACATAGATCTTTTGAATGTTCAGGTAGCAGGCTAAAGCGAACATTCCTATCCTACAGCTTATTCGTCATATCTAAGCATTCCAAATCACTGGGATTTGTCGCTATATCGTCGGGTTACACAGAACGGTGATGTAACGTGAACCCTCTTCAGTATTTGTCACGCAACAAAATAATGTCACTGGAGGACTTGTCCTTCAAGGTCTAACGTGGTCCGAAATGTCCGAGTGCTGCACAACACATGCATAATATCATCTTGTATCGATAAGAAGGGCCTAAGGGTCCTCATCCATGACAATATCTTCCCCGCCTAACCATTACACTACTGACTCAGAAGAGGGGCAATTGACACTCAACTGCAACTTGCATTGGACAAAGAGTATTATCAAAGCATGCGTCAGTGAGTAGTTTCTCACCGAGGCCTTCAAAAAGTGCCATCGCTTCAATCCGCCAATCGGGACATCGGGATCCCTGTCCAGCTCACCAAGGGTCTGGCATCAGTGCCGACCCGCAACGAtaacatcatcaagccacGAAAAAATAACCTCAACTCAACGGTCAATAAATCCCCGACTAGACACTAACCGTCGGTAGATCTCCATCTTTTCACATCGCCGTAACATTCGAACTGGGGTGTTTTGCTGAGAAAGATGGTGACTACAGCTTACTAAACCCTGCGTGAAGCGGGGACTGCATGATGACAAACCCGCGCCAAAGGCTTACGGTACACCTTCAACTGGGTCTTGCAGCGGGCCGACCTTATGCATATTCGTATTGCTTCTCGTGGCGCCGTGGTGGCTTGGGCCAATATGCGTGAGGATAGCTTCGGCCGACTGAGGCGGACTTCATTTCCGACTGTGCATTTGGGCATGGATTGGCGTTGGAATCAAGGGCCTTTCACTCCAGGATCTTACAGCATGCAAAGATTGCAGTATGCAGAATTCAGAACGTGCATGTGAAGTATTTGAGGTTGAGTTCTTGAGTATATATAGCTGGATATCAACCCGAGTTAGAGGAAGTTCGTCAGGTTCAACAGCCATCTCACAGCTCCAGTACCAACCAGCAACCCAAGGCTTTCGACAATGAAGTTCAGTGCCATTATCGCCGCTGGCGTCCTCTCTGTTTCTGCTCTTGCTAAGAGCGGTTACAAGTATGAGCGCCTTGACAAGAACGATGCCGTGAGTTATCCGGCACCATCTGTTACTTCATGATGCTAACAGTTTTAGGTTCTCCTCGTGGTCGATATCCAGGAAGGCCTTTACCAATTGACCAGAGATTGGGATCCTACTCTGTATCATCACCAGTCTATGGCTCACGCTGCTCTTGGTCAGGCTTTCGACATGCCTGTTATCCTGACTACCTCCGCCGATCAGGGTAAGCCCTCAACCCTGTCTTATCTCAAAGATT
This window encodes:
- a CDS encoding pectin lyase fold/virulence factor; this encodes MKASLLLSLLPVAQAAVIDTRQSKTGDGKQGDTDATQGDLSQRPPPRFPFPITKFPVAKETVVLKNAKYIMPGEVFDGKMKRYERPEGSCNEQAEGTDADAVFNLLPGSTIRNVIIGKNQAEGIHALGDAWVENVWWEDVCEDALTSKGLNTQLRVIGGGARSATDKIFQDNSLGGKYNITGFYAEGFGTFYQSCGNCLNQAKRNATIQNVIAVDGLRMGIINPNYGDEFRLKNAQIDNVTSIVDKEIGNNVQTVPYYIGNGPDEKYALYNETRDNITKFKGKITNAYEPEDPYEWLEEFWPEGFN
- a CDS encoding pectin lyase fold/virulence factor produces the protein MKFTSAITTLFATLAVASPLESRDALLKRQAAEPCTVGYCTQNGGTTGGAKGSTVTVTTVAALIEAAKRTEPLTIIVSGKLTGSDRVRPASDKTIIGAAGSSITGVGFYVRRQKNVILRNLKIAKVDASNGDAIGIDESTNVWVDHCDLSGDLSLGKDDLDGLLDISHGADWITVSNTYFHDHWKGSLIGHSDSNASEDKGKLHITYANNYWKNISSRQPLIRFATVHIVNNYWDGILLSGVNTRMGAQVLVQSSAFANSVERAIFFADSKETGYAVVEDVNLGGSVNSAPKGTLTSASLPYKVTLLGSGKVASTIPGTAGQKL